In the Bdellovibrionales bacterium CG10_big_fil_rev_8_21_14_0_10_45_34 genome, TGAGACCAGGCTCAAGATAAGCATCGACTGTTGCAAAGCAACCGCTCACGCTCATATCAAGAATTTCACCTTCAAATAGTACGCCATCTATTTGAAACTCCGCTGAAATATGTACTTTTTGGCGCCGAGCTCTTTCCCACCAGCGAAGTCGGGGGTTGAAGTAGGGTGCCCGAATCTCTTTACCAAGCAACGCTACTGACATAGCAACTAAAACGGGAACTGCCAGCCAACCAAAAATAGAAAGTGGAGTTGCCATAAACTCCCAATGAGAGATTAAGAACGTAGAAAAAAGCACTGAATGTATCATGAAAAGCCAATAGCCCCACCGAGTCACTCGAACAACTCCGTAGGCGACAAACAAAGTCGACAGTGAAAGTGCAACGGATGGTGCATCAAACGCTTTGAACATAAAGTGGGTAGTTAATGCAAAGGCAACACCTAAAATTAAATAGATGGATGCAATGACTTTGACTATTCGTGGCTTAACACTCATTTAGTAGAACACCTTGTCAGGCAGCTCGACGCCGAGTAAATGCATCTGACGACTTATAGATATCTGCCTCAATAAATATAGTTAGTAGTTTTGAATCTAACTTTCCTTCCTTCGCTTCCATTTCTAAAATTTCTAATGCTCTTTGCGGCGAAACAGCCTTTTTGTATGGACGGTCCATCGCGGTGAGCGCGTCGTATATGTCTGCTATGGTCATCATTCTTGACTGAAGCGGAATATCTCGTGCAATCAAACCTCTTGGATATCCTGAACCGTCAAGCTTTTCGTGATGTGCATGTGCGATGTCGGGCACATGCGCTAAGTCATCTGTCCAAGCTATTTGCTTTAAAAATTCGAAAGTATGTGAAACATGGCTTTGAATTTCATCACGCTCTTTGATACTTAGAGTACCTTTAGCTACCGACAACTTTTGAATTTCATCTTCAGTGAGAATTGTCTGCCCCAGGTGTTGACTTGTTTCTTTGATCCACGCGACGAGCTGATGAATGTCAAAATCTTGGTCGAGAATCTGAGGTTCATTGGCTGTAAGGATTCCCTTTTGTATCTCTTCAATTCTTTTATGGAAGTTTTCGATATTCCATGAAGTTTTAGCCAGACGAACAGCACCTTCATCTGTGCGAGATCCAAGAACTTCTTGCGCTACCTGACGCCACTGAGCCGATTCAAAGCGGGATCGAATATTTGATAGTCTAGAAAGTACAGACTCCAGCTCGTGAGGATACAATTTTTTCGGCTTTAAAAGAATATTTTCTCGAACCCCTATCTTACCAAAATCATGCAAGAGAGCTGCGTAACGAATCTCGCGTATTTGATCGAGCGTGAACTTAACACCTTGGAAGGCTCCAAATGAAACCGAATCCAGCTTCTCTGCGAATGAGACTGTTAGTAGTGCCACGCGATCACTATGACCGCTTGTCGACGGGTCTCGAGCTTCGATCGCTGAAACCGATGCTTGAACAAAACTTTCAAACTGAGAGGCAATATCCCTGGTTAACTTTACATTCTCTAGAGCTATGGCCGCGTATGTGGCAAACGACCCAATAAGTCTCTCGTCGTTGTCTGAAAACGCAATGATGTCTTTACGCGGGGCAACCTTAAGGGACGAATCTTTTCTACGCCTTAGCGGCCGAACCTTGTTCACTACTTGAACGACTCCAATTACAGCCCCTTTAACTGTTCGAATTGGGGTACATAGCACCGACTTCGTGCGATATCCCACTTTGCTATCGATTTCACGTCGAAAGTGAAACGGGGCATCCGCGTCGAGATTGTAGCAGTCGCGTATCTTAACTGTTTTTCCGGTAAGAGCCACGTAGCCAGCAATGCTCTTGGTGTTAATATCGAGTATCTGGTT is a window encoding:
- a CDS encoding HD family phosphohydrolase; the protein is MSTGKTRKHLTLHDGETDKSEPGDDLLSNKQSHATHMAVVDSQLLDDRTRQILDTILEQSIEQTNADGGSIYLIDKDTTSEESSSAGGKSKHILRFYNSNNYSNVRIVSMVNQILDINTKSIAGYVALTGKTVKIRDCYNLDADAPFHFRREIDSKVGYRTKSVLCTPIRTVKGAVIGVVQVVNKVRPLRRRKDSSLKVAPRKDIIAFSDNDERLIGSFATYAAIALENVKLTRDIASQFESFVQASVSAIEARDPSTSGHSDRVALLTVSFAEKLDSVSFGAFQGVKFTLDQIREIRYAALLHDFGKIGVRENILLKPKKLYPHELESVLSRLSNIRSRFESAQWRQVAQEVLGSRTDEGAVRLAKTSWNIENFHKRIEEIQKGILTANEPQILDQDFDIHQLVAWIKETSQHLGQTILTEDEIQKLSVAKGTLSIKERDEIQSHVSHTFEFLKQIAWTDDLAHVPDIAHAHHEKLDGSGYPRGLIARDIPLQSRMMTIADIYDALTAMDRPYKKAVSPQRALEILEMEAKEGKLDSKLLTIFIEADIYKSSDAFTRRRAA